The Triticum aestivum cultivar Chinese Spring chromosome 4B, IWGSC CS RefSeq v2.1, whole genome shotgun sequence sequence ATGCACAATCATCACTAGTTACCTTACGTGCGTGACAGGATGCGGGAGCCATGGTCCTAGAGGGACGGTAAGACATACACAATCTAAAGGCTTTATTTCACTGCTTTATCCACACATTTCGTTTCGAAGAActctttccccgcaaaaaaaacaaaaacaaaagataaGACGTTTCCCTTGTAGTATGTTTGTTGGCTAGTAGTAGCAGCCAAGTAAAGAGAAACCTTAAGCATAAAGAAACTGAGAAAATATGTAGTAACAAGAAGGAAATTGAGAAGAGAAAGACAGAGAAAATAAAGAGAAAACGCCAGGGGCAAAACCGTAATCCGGCGACACTTTGTTTCCATGTCCCAAAGGCGAAGTTGCTCCCGTCCTCCACCTACAAATACGCACACGCCCCCCATCcgcacccccctctctctctcttcctcctcccctctccctctctctccacaCGGCGCCCTCACGCGCACGCACACACATACACCTGTCTCCGCCTCCGCTCCGCTTGTTCCCGAGTGCGCTCGCCGCATTCCGATCCCGCCGGCCAATTGGTTCGGCGCCGGCGCGGGGGCGATGGTGTCGGGCGGGTGCGTGGGGACGGAAGGGGGCGCGGAGCCGGAGgagtccgcggcggcggcggcggtagcggccgaggaggtggtggcggcgacggcgcccGCGCGCGCCAGGGAGCTGGTGGTCGGGTACGCGCTCACGTCCAAGAAGGCCAAGAGCTTCCTCCAGCCCAAGCTCCGGGGGCTCGCCAGGTACCGACGACGTCGCCTGTAGATTTGTCCGGTCGCGTTCGTTTCAAGTCCATCTAGGTGCGGAGAGATAATCTGGTTGGAAATGCGCCGATTGTTTTTTGGAGACGATTAACATGTCCTGCATTGGGGGGAAAGCGCTTGGTGAGACGGCCCTTGTTGTTTGTCCGTGTGGGTTGGATGGAACAGGAAAAACAATCTTGCCCAGGTTTTCGCACAATTTGGAAGATATAGCGGAAATTCATGATCCTTCTGGTCACTCCGTCTGCAAGAGGAGAACTTACTGAATGATACATATATCGTTTCTTAATGTTATTGCGTTAATTAACACATCGTTCATTGACCTCTGTTCTTGATCGGAGCAGATTCCGGACACACGGGGCCCCCTTCTTTAATCTGCATAGGGACGGAAATGGCTAGTGCATATCATTGTCCCACCCATTAATTGTTTGTCCGAGTTAAGAGATTACAAAGCTGTTGAGCACAAAAGGAAGGGGAATACTTTAGCTTCAAATAGGATTAAAAGTGGGAAAACGTTTTTGTCAAGTTATAGTCCAAAAGGTGGTGAAAAGGGTTTCTTGATTGATACTCCCGATCGTGATATCCATTAGAGTATTATCTGCTTTGTTTACCTTGCACGGTATGCTTTATAGgcttttatttttggtttattaTGCATTATGGAGGTTTTCTTGGCATCTGTTTCAGTAATTACCAGCAATTTCAGATAATTTTAGAACACCTGTTTATTCAATCAATGAATCCGAGTCTCATTTTTGTGGTATCATTGTGCGCACTGACTGAAATTAGTCTATTCAAGCACGTCTTTGTATTGATGCTGTTTTCTTTGGGATAGGATAGTGACATCGATGCACTCCCTGTCTTATGGTAATATTATATTCGCTTCCAGTAGTGACCCTTTCTTAATTTTTTCACTAAACCGTAAATTAAGTAGATCCCTGAACTAATGCAGGAAGCTGCCACTGAAATGCTCTGTTTTGACATTCTTCAAGTAATTGTGTGTAACCTTATTACAAAATGTTTGTGTTATTGACTGGTGTGACCAAGTGTGTATGGTAAGCAACTGCAGGATTCCAAGTTGTCTTAAATACACCAGAGATCTAAAATATGTCATCATTTTGCAAATTGCAGTTACATGCTCAGTTTTTTACTTGGCAGCTTGTGCCATCCTCACATCACTAGGACAAGAGCAGGATGTGGATTGCCGAATATGAAAATAGTATAGGTCCAGCATGATAAGATTCTGATAATAGTTAAAGGATCCACATGATTTAACATGTGCAGTACCTTCTATCATGCAAATCAGCACATCACTACTGCTCAGTGTGGACTAAAAAATTCATTCTAACATAATTATCATTAAACTAGGTTCGTCTATCTTATATAGTGTTCAATATTCAATATAATATAACCCGTAAGCATTCATTTCAAGACAATTTACTGCTCATTTTCCGTTGTCTGAGCATTTATTAACGTACAAGAGGTTGGAGACTTTAAATATTTGCATTGTTTTAGGGGAAATGCTTTTAAGTTGTAATTTTAGAACTTGGGTTAATGTGTTGAAGTGTGGCTAGCCGCCAATTGCTTACGTTGGGCAACTGGTGCTGCAGACTTATTTCTTAGATTTTCCAGATTATTTGCTTCTCATCCTTACAAAATTTAATGCAGGAAGAAAGGCATTCAATTTGTTGCAATTGATCAAAAGCTTCCACTGTCAGATCAAGGCCCTTTTGATGTTATTCTGCATAAGGTAGCTATATGCGGACTATATTTAACTCCTACCCATGTATTTTATGTCAAGGGAGTGTTAAAACTTTTAGTACTGTTCTCTGACATTTCCTTTTTTCGCAAAAAGTATTTTCTTATTCATTAGCAACAAAATGATAACATTGTATTTTCTACAGTTGACTGGAAAGGAGTGGCAACGACGGTTGGAGGTCAGTAGCATACAATATGTTAAAACCACTGTTGAACTTCTCTTTGCAAGACATGTTCAATATCTTTGTAAGACATTTTCAATATGGTTATTTAAATATTATGCACCTTCTGTCTTTTTATCATTTTAAACTTCCACTGATGGTTTTGCATAATTTTAATAGGAATATAGAGAGACACACCCAGAAGTTACTGTTCTTGACCCACCAGGTGCCATAGAACATTTGCTGAACCGCCAATCTATGCTTCAAGAAGTTTCTAAACTGGACCTTGCGGATTGTCATggtattttttatgaattttctTCTAACTCATGTTTGGAAGTAACCCATCATCCTTACTATGATTATACAGAAATTCACTTGCCTTTTCTGGTTGAACAAAATTAAGTTCGTTATATTTGGATTAATCTCGTATTAACATGTTGCAAATACTAGTTCAAGTAATGATATGGGTATGTTAAGCGTATTTGATATGCTATTAAATGTAGTATTAGGCAATGTGTTCCACTCTACTGTACATTTGGTAGACGTGAACCCTTTATTCTCTTGTAACCTGAACTATCATATTTTTTGTCACGCTGACCCCTTTACTGTTGAAGCTTGTGATCCTTTTTGATTGTTCATCTTTTATCTTTACACACTTTAATTGGCAGTAAGCTTTTATCTGCTTTCATCGAAAATTCCCTCCACTGTCAGTAGCTTGGATATCACAAATCATTTACATATAACGATTCACTACCTTTATGAAAAATCAATTACACCAGAGTGTTTCCGAGGGCGAATCCACTTTGAATTTGATAAATGTATTGCTTGTGAAGTATGTGTTCGCGTATGTCCGATAGATCTACCCGTTCTGGATTGGAGATTTGAAAAGGATATTAAAAGAAAACAATTGCTTAATACGGGTTGGTTCTTGGAACCTTCTCAAAGGCTGATTTGATCACCATGTGCAGTTGATTTTTGCAGGTAAAGTTGGTGTTCCGAAGCAGCTCTTTGTTAACACAGACCCACTGTCAATACCAGCTGCGGTTATGAGGGCTGGGCTATCGCTTCCTCTAGGTAAGTCTGCCTTATAAGGGCAGTCTTCCTCTTTTCAGCTACCATAAGACACTCTGTATCATAGAAACAAGATTCAGGTCACCATTGCCATCTCTCACAGGTGAATAGTCATGCTTTGTCCTATTGACTTCTGTGAGAATTTTGTACATGCTAGAGCAAGTGTTCATTTTCCAGCATCTTTCCTCCATTTCTTGCCTGGTTGATCGGTTCATATGATTGTCATGTTGAACTAAAAcgacgacgagtaaatcggaacggagggagtaaatattACAGCTAACATGACAATCATATGAACCGATCAACCAGGCAAGAAATGGAGGAAAGATGCTGGAAAATGAACACTTGCTCTAGCATGTACAAAATTCTCACTTCTGTAGTCTGTACATTTGATGGATAGGTAGTAGGTTGCAGATAGCTTGAAGGATGCAAATCCAATCCATGGTAAACTAACTGGTTAGGTCTTCTCTATGTAACCTAATAATAGACAAAATAAAAATGAAGGTCTATTAACATTAGACATTGCTATGCTTTTTGTATGGCTTGATCATTCCAAGGTGTCTCTAGGATTTTCTGTAAATCGATTGGAGTGCTCCCTGTTCTTTTTTTCTGTTCTGAATGAGATATAAGCAAGGCATCTTTCAGTCTGAAGAGTAAATTGCATTTCTCGCCAGATATCATGTCAGTACTCGTGAGTTCACCCTGTATGTTCACATCATGCACATAACATAAGTTGGCTTTCTCTAGTTTTGATACCACCCCTACAAGCACACCCAAAtccacaaaaagaaaaaaaaccccaCAGAAACTGGCACAGATGCAGAAGCTTTCGAGGGCACTCCTCGAGCCATAACTTTCCTCCGGGGCCCTTCCTTTTGACCCATCGAGGATTTAGTGAGAGCTCTTTACATCTCTAGGCTCCACCGTGCGGCCTGGACAGAAGGAGCAGCAGTTTGACCCTTTTTAGGGTCTGACTTCATAGGCTGTTTATCCCGAGAATGCTTGACATGGACCTCCTCCTGCATGTCAACTCCACGTGTCACCTGACTGCTTGCGCCACTAGTTTTTCTCTTAACCTGGACTGTACCTGGTTCAAAGCACATAACTAGAGCGAGTTCAGTGGTGTTATATACCTTGTTTAGATGGCGCAACTCGAAATTAGTTACTCCATGCCTGCTCCAGGATGCAATTACTCCAAGTAACGACGGCGAGTGTTTGACATTGTTGTTTGAAATGAAGTTTAACATAAATTTAGGCTGAGTTAGTGTTTATACCTAACTGGAGTATTTAATTATTGGCATTACTGGGGTCTGTTTTAGATCTCCTGGCAATTTGTCTTTCCAATATGGCCTGTTAACCACTTATACTATGTGCAGTGGCGAAGCCTCTGGTGGCGAAGTCTCATGAGTTGTCTCTTGCTTATGACGCAGCTTCCTTGACGAAGCTTGAGCCTCCGTTGGTTCTTCAGGAATTTGTTAACCATGGTAATATACTTGAATTTTATCTGGTCGTTCCTACGAACATTTTTCCAGTTCTGTATTAACCTTATGTTTTTGTTTCTGTCATTTATAGGCGGTGTCTTATTTAAGGTCTACATTGTTGGAGATGCAATTAGGGTAGTGCGTAGGTTTTCACTGCCTAACGTGGATGAGGGTGATCTATCAAACGCCGGAGTGTTCCGGTTTCCGAGGGTCTCTTGTGCTGCAGCCACTGCGGAGGATGCAGATCTTGACCCCCATGTTGCTGGTAGACTTCCATTGGGTTCTCTTGTCTTAGAGTAGTTGTTGGCATGTTGCCCTTCTACATTGATTTCAGAAAGTACATTTGTCAACTGATGTTTTTACATATTGCATCAGAACTTCCTCCAAGGCCACTGCTTGAGATATTGGCAAGAGAGCTGCGGCGCCGACTGGTACCAGAGATTCTTGCACTTGTTAGTTCTGCTTCATTTGATGCCATATGATTAATATCATCTGTATACCTGATTGACAGGGTCTTAG is a genomic window containing:
- the LOC123090936 gene encoding inositol-tetrakisphosphate 1-kinase 3 isoform X1 codes for the protein MVSGGCVGTEGGAEPEESAAAAAVAAEEVVAATAPARARELVVGYALTSKKAKSFLQPKLRGLARKKGIQFVAIDQKLPLSDQGPFDVILHKLTGKEWQRRLEEYRETHPEVTVLDPPGAIEHLLNRQSMLQEVSKLDLADCHGKVGVPKQLFVNTDPLSIPAAVMRAGLSLPLVAKPLVAKSHELSLAYDAASLTKLEPPLVLQEFVNHGGVLFKVYIVGDAIRVVRRFSLPNVDEGDLSNAGVFRFPRVSCAAATAEDADLDPHVAELPPRPLLEILARELRRRLGLRLFNIDMIREHGTRDRFYVIDMNYFPGYGKMPGYEHVFTDFLLSLDQQKEFKRRPGYTSGEG
- the LOC123090936 gene encoding inositol-tetrakisphosphate 1-kinase 3 isoform X2, with protein sequence MLKPLLNFSLQDMFNIFEYRETHPEVTVLDPPGAIEHLLNRQSMLQEVSKLDLADCHGKVGVPKQLFVNTDPLSIPAAVMRAGLSLPLVAKPLVAKSHELSLAYDAASLTKLEPPLVLQEFVNHGGVLFKVYIVGDAIRVVRRFSLPNVDEGDLSNAGVFRFPRVSCAAATAEDADLDPHVAELPPRPLLEILARELRRRLGLRLFNIDMIREHGTRDRFYVIDMNYFPGYGKMPGYEHVFTDFLLSLDQQKEFKRRPGYTSGEG